The Candidatus Peregrinibacteria bacterium genome includes the window GGAATTTTTGAAATGAAATTTCTCCCATTTGTGGCAATGGCGATATTTGGAAGAACGCTTCGATTTGGCATGGTGGTATATGGCATCGATCTTTTTCTTTCTGCATGAATGTTTTTGAAAAAATAATTCTTGGCATTGTTCAAGGGCTTACTGAATTTCTTCCGGTGTCTTCTTCAGGACATCTTTTTCTTTTTGAAGAAGTGATTTTTAAAAAATCTGTTGATCTTCCGTTTGATGTCTTTCTCCATATCGCAACGCTTTTCGCAGTTCTTATTTTTTTTCGGAAAAAACTCTGGGAACTCAGTCATGGTTTTTTTCAAGCGAGAGGAACTTCTGAACGAATTTTTGTCGGGAAGCTCGCGCTCGCAACCCTTGTTACTGTTCCCATAGCACTCACGATAGAACCATATATTCGGAATGGTGAACCTCCAAAAATTATCGCACTAGAACTTATTATTACGGGAATTTGTATTCTCCTCGCTGAATTTTTTTCTCCAAAAAGCATTCGCGAATTTTCATGGAAAATGGCTTTCCTCGTGGGAATTTTTCAGGGAATTGCCGCATTCGCTGGAATTTCTCGATCAGGAATTACCATCGCATTTCTTCTGCTTGCTGGTGGAGAGCGAAAAAAATCAGTAGAGATTTCCTTTCTTCTTTCTATTCCTGTTATTTTTGGAGCCTTTATTTTTGAATTTCCAAAAATATATAGTGCGATATCTCTGAATATTAATGAATTTCTTTGGGGAGGAATTTTCGCGTTTTTCTCAGCATTTTTCGCAATCTGGGGAATGATGCGATACATTCAAAAATATTGGAAATGGTTTTCCGTATGGTGCTTTGCGGTTGCGGGAGCTCTCCTGTTTTTTGGCTAGCGAAAATGCCAGTGTTTCCTAGGGCTATCGCTTTATTTCCGCCCTGAGTACTTCAATCTTCGCTGTGCACTGTTCGTATTCTGTTCTCGTCTCTTCAACCAAGTGTTTTGGTGCATTTTCGACGTATTTTTTATTTCCAAGACGCAGAGTAAGAATTGCGAGTTTTGCCTCAACTTCTTGTATCTCTTTTCTGAGACGATTTTCTTCATGTTCATGGCTTATGGCTCCTTCAAAAGAAATGAATATTTTGGTTCCAGCCATAAACCCAGAAATTCCTTTTCGAGAAGTTGGTTTTGCATAGGAAACATTCTGAATACGAGCGAGAAACTTGAGAAGATGCTCATTTTCCTCAAGGATTTTCTTATTTTTCCCAGAAAAGTGTACGGATATTTTTTGAGCGGGATCAATTCCTTTTTCATTTCTGAGCGAACGAATTTTGGTAACAATATTTTGGAGAACAAGAAAATTCTTTTCGGCCTGAAGATTGATATATTTTCGCTGAGCTTTCGGCCATTCTGAAATGACAAGAAGGTCAGTGTTCCCCATTTCTTCCCAAATTTTTTCGGTGACGAATGGCGTATAAGGGTGGAGGAGTTTTACGAGAATGCTGAGAACTTCACGAAGAACGAAGAGTGTGTTTTCCGAAACGCCGACCTTTGCAGACTCGAGCGCCCAGTCGGCAAGCTCTGTCCATGAAAATTGATAGAGCGCATTTCCCACTTCACCATATCGATGACGATTTAGCCCATCAGTAACTTCAGAAATAAGGCGATGTACACGTGAGAGAATCCATTTTTCGAGAAGAGTTTTTGGCTTCGGTGCATTTCCTTTTTTTTGCTTTCCTTTTCCTTCCTCTTCTTTCATGAGAATAAATCTCGCCACATTCCAAAGTTTATTTGCAAAATTGCGATACGCTTCTACTTTTTTTTCTCCGAGATTAATCGGATTTCCTGCGGTCGTTCCGACAATCATCGACATGCGGAGCGCATCTGTTCCAAATTTCTCAATCATGAGAAGTGGATCAATTCCATTTCCTTTCGACTTTGACATTTTTTGTCCCTTTTCATCACATACGAGTCCATGGAGATAAACGGTGTGGAATGGTGCTTTTCCGGTCGCGAAAAGTGAAAACATAATCATACGAGCCACC containing:
- a CDS encoding undecaprenyl-diphosphate phosphatase, with the translated sequence MNVFEKIILGIVQGLTEFLPVSSSGHLFLFEEVIFKKSVDLPFDVFLHIATLFAVLIFFRKKLWELSHGFFQARGTSERIFVGKLALATLVTVPIALTIEPYIRNGEPPKIIALELIITGICILLAEFFSPKSIREFSWKMAFLVGIFQGIAAFAGISRSGITIAFLLLAGGERKKSVEISFLLSIPVIFGAFIFEFPKIYSAISLNINEFLWGGIFAFFSAFFAIWGMMRYIQKYWKWFSVWCFAVAGALLFFG